From the Burkholderia ubonensis subsp. mesacidophila genome, the window AAAGACGATCTGGATCAACCGCGGTGCGCGTGCGGACGCCGCGCGAGCCGGCGCGCGACCAGCAGCGGCAGCCGCAGCACGAAGCCCGCGATCAGCCGCAGGTGCATCCACGTGAGCAGCACGTTGTCGCGCCCGTAATGGAAGTGCGACACGCCGCCCTCGTTCTCGCGGAAATAGCGCACGGGCGCGTCGATGCGGATCGGGCGCACGCCGGCCCAGCACAGCCGCACCGCGGCTTCGGGATCGAAGTCGAAGCCGCGCATCCACATCTGCCGGTGCATGATCGCCGCGAGCGGCGCGACCGGATACACGCGAAAGCCGTACAGAGAATCGCCGATGCCGGCCCACAGCGTCTCGACGTCGGCCCACAGGTTCGACAGTCGCCGCCCCTGCACGCGCAACCGCGGCGCGTCGGCGTCGAACTTCGGCATC encodes:
- a CDS encoding glycosyltransferase family 2 protein — protein: MSSPRASSTHLVLIPSYNPGLRVDATVRSARAQWNPVWVVVDGSTDGSAERLQALAERDPGLHVIVLPENRGKGAAVLAGLDAAAARGFTHVLTMDSDGQHPAHLIPAFMAESQAAPDAMVLGMPKFDADAPRLRVQGRRLSNLWADVETLWAGIGDSLYGFRVYPVAPLAAIMHRQMWMRGFDFDPEAAVRLCWAGVRPIRIDAPVRYFRENEGGVSHFHYGRDNVLLTWMHLRLIAGFVLRLPLLVARRLARRPHAHRG